One region of Clostridia bacterium genomic DNA includes:
- a CDS encoding starch-binding protein codes for MNRTMRMTEVTYLVLAAVVVLAVVGLAVFGAMAVKATASAEPEHVHSFTYEVVNKNGLDYIYATCSGDDCPLPNHQAGAMLSSKTVITYTGSPVNPLQWYYNADFLDKTGIDVTTFDPVYTGTSNGGVAYGPSTTAPTDAGDYVGTVTVTIDGNDYALSRAFTVNKTDVSLTTNPTCPTYNGTEQPIFTDPVAGCQATFTYMYRSKVGDAWGAWTDGYIAGIPTETNCIPYQVQFKIIPTGDDAGNYNVTTTYSYNVGVKQASYGVYNGSASGDNKRNLQFYLDGVSTTVAPLDSGSNWNRYYPAGFAYDGNAHTFEAKITGVGDEVITVISITRTDAGRNASTIVAGNYAAEGSDYQNYYLSQGVNSSFGINILKADYDMSGVVYDTEKEYNGEMQFLTVGNLPVGLDGVAVTASCSGNPATYPSNGEQLWTVTFATTSTNYNVPAAVNKNFSIVKKNVTVSVGDVGYYDGTAKLPLVTFTGTEEGEEAAVALVDNTQDNVNAGTFDVTIEVDDDLYTLVAGEGYTVTAGVGAATVTIAKRPIEVTLTGATSVYGEAIAVPAVEVTSAVDVVEGDNPWATTAAYEALTATTTVGAGSVAVLQSSDDNYQITFVGNTYAITPKPITVTADDKSSPYGDATVALTATLSAALVGADQEADLFYLTKEAGTDAGDYTIAVVPSNNLNYDLTAEDGVYTIVPRAITVTIEDKTSTYGDNRVPLTAGVTEGTLAVGDAAPYTLSCAATETYIYFSDAQGWGYPIYAYAWSDDPAVGSNAAWPGMECTWLEKNEYFEDVYYYDLGDKGYTKIIFSSNGRQTQDVVLSAAYNAYYSTNVADGLGHYAAEGYLHAFTKAASNAGEYAIEGTATDDNYAVTFVTGTYVVAPRQVTVSGIEVTGRAYDGTAEATLDYTSLQIEGVLKGDELTVTATGTFDSKNVGVDKTVSITDYVFGGTSAANYAVKNDSQTLATATITALEIVVAGIEAEDKTYDGTTAATLDYTGVTLDGGLDGDDLAVTATGTFNSKNVGEDKAVAISGLTLVGADAVNYYLAAEGQQTASVATIAQQAIVVSGVQDASTRYPYFKKSYDGTTNVESLYFVTSDAVLDGKADGDDLTVTVTGTLEDKYPGENKTAAILLQLSGADVANYYLAAEGQQTTVTGLIVNKKTLIPSVSGLTAEGARKVYNGSIYQTFAGSDFTGIGWFSGSAPVAGDDVYIESVTAKVGKNVGSHQIVVNTSENPGCIVLGGADKDYYNIATRNTQYGSFYVIYATVVARNLIVTGLTAGDKNYDGTIYAQINISGAALTGVIEGDDVSLVNGGTSGTFADASAGEDKLVTVSGFTLEGEAAGNYVIASCRATATIHPKQVTVAGIEAADKTYDGTTAATLSYEGVTLTGKVGEDELTVTATGTFADKNAAEGKTVTISDITFGGAAASNYVVKSNSQTSATATINQREVEIEWGNDALTYNGVAQQPTATVANAVEGDVVTITVSGAQTDYSADAYTATVTAVDDANYKLPASVTHEYTIAQFEVELVWNNDALTYDGTAQQPIATVGNKPAEGEAVTVTVEGAATDYSAEAYVATATALSSDNYKLPASATHAFTIAQFEVELVWANDALTYNASQQKPIATVGNKPANGEAVTVTVEGAATNYSAEAYVATATALSSDNYKLPADVTHEFTIARKTVVVTYKETGPMSFTYGDQGSYNVSNVGGASQNLVNNVTATGQYYCTQLDMIADIQAQNVETGEIVPGNGFRYYTPVGTYHFLVTARNVALADNYEIVGAVNDDDRAIITINPATITNISISDIATPTYDGSNTAVATVTATATVQRPFENQASLAFVYSATDSGEYTAAIPQFVTAGDYTVYYKVSADNHNTATGTFTVTVAKRTVELVTYFNDDATQTATSYMGAAQTFHAIVANPAKADGVNDDDVTVTLSLNGGTAAGEYAVTLSIANDNYAFDNGAAAKDVVFSIAKATYAVTFEDLTVTYDGTAKSVYTSELSEEITVEYAGNGQINAGEYVVTAHFTVSDNYNPIADKTATLTINKATVSMSSVTFNDVSYTYNNTERTVTIGGSVPAIVRVTYTNNTRTNAGSQVATASFEVIEGADNYNPIADMTATLTINKANYNMYGIEYPNQVKTYNGETQYPDTKGKVALPTGLDGVQLTASFSSGVTNVSEGNKAITVTFVTESANYNAPASRTVNLQLYAKHVTVVWSNSELVFNGQNQAPTAVVEDELCGDDALNVVVRGEQMNYSANAYTATAYLYNLDNTPNTNYSAGSTGTCSFTIAKRVVEYYVTLDGAEVSEDNIHATYGVNYDTGAYVNGATVYGHSMDAVVTNSVGAGARLDHGGDYYKTNAGTYSVRFVLAGGAAANYQFADGTTEREVTWYVDPLTVNVTLAGNTITYGDEVTWPYATTNVPWTTLAVDADSVYEVVCAAADIVNAGERPNAGTYPITVVDKHNPNFTVNVTNTANLVINKRNISVSFVGESKTFTYGDADAWETVKAYYVDNDMQLEVVGEDDAALVEEDGGIADFVYLAFYTYNAQEQSTVQGNLEAEYLYAGTYRLVVNDANNGDNYKVDYLVVQGAIVVEQATLAVSVDVPGKTYDGVALPTVNFLYNYVTVTGFVGNDAVGSGEFVGYNLIENHYAFKYASAEGRAWDAVPEEEWTSVAPANAEQYYVLVAISGLCNYADTVAVGTVTIERRTVNIVPVYGQGKVYGEEDGTLVYEVLNVVVGEQVVLTGSLAYEGDGGAGVHAFTMGTLALTEDEVNVNYVLSLSAEVYTITKATFEGEIRFEDATYVYDGTAKSLAVEAELNDEITVSYENNDQVNAGEYVVTAHFIVSANYNAIADVTATLTINKAVYDMTGVSFADVVTVYDGNAHTITVTGELPAGVTVAYADNSLVNVGTTTATATFQGDYDNYESVASMLATLTVSKATYDMSSVVFADVTATYDGAAHTATVSGDLPAGVTVTYINNSLINAGAVEAIAIFQGDYANYKAITDMTATVTVRKARIDIGAFNDGTFVYDGSEKAITMGELPEVVAVSYEGNGVKNVGTYVVIAHFIVGANYESIADKTATITITKATYDMTGVTFADVVAAYDGAAHTATVAGELPEGVTVAYENNSLTKVGVLTAKAIFSGDYDNYNAIADMTATITVTEAAPTQNEDGSKTYEKEVDQKQAASEGVDMTAIFDDAAKDDSTEKEVKLSVGTTEIVFDAAAIAAIAGKDVKLQVNVIMPDENDAEENAEMTLDITLTGATFEQGKVTVTAAFDKAAPKGMVSKVYYVDADGNRTDMNATFSDGKVVFETNHFSRYIVVFEKAGLSGGAVAGIVIACVVFAALVAVGVIFLLRKKKSAAK; via the coding sequence ATGAACCGAACTATGAGAATGACCGAAGTGACGTATTTGGTCTTGGCTGCCGTGGTCGTGCTGGCCGTGGTAGGCTTGGCCGTCTTCGGCGCTATGGCAGTCAAAGCCACGGCGTCGGCCGAGCCCGAACACGTACATAGCTTCACTTACGAAGTCGTCAACAAGAACGGGTTGGATTATATCTACGCGACTTGTTCGGGCGACGATTGCCCGTTGCCGAACCATCAAGCCGGTGCGATGCTGAGCAGCAAAACTGTCATCACCTACACGGGCAGTCCGGTCAATCCGTTGCAGTGGTACTACAACGCCGACTTTTTGGACAAGACCGGCATCGATGTCACGACCTTCGACCCCGTCTATACGGGCACGTCGAACGGCGGCGTGGCGTACGGCCCTTCCACGACCGCGCCGACCGACGCGGGCGACTACGTGGGCACGGTGACCGTGACCATCGACGGCAACGACTACGCGCTGTCGAGAGCCTTTACGGTCAATAAAACGGACGTGTCGCTGACGACGAATCCGACCTGTCCCACGTACAACGGCACCGAACAGCCGATCTTCACCGACCCGGTCGCCGGCTGCCAAGCGACTTTCACGTATATGTACAGGTCCAAAGTGGGCGACGCATGGGGCGCATGGACGGACGGATACATTGCGGGAATCCCCACCGAAACGAATTGTATTCCGTATCAGGTCCAGTTCAAGATCATACCGACGGGCGACGACGCCGGCAACTACAACGTAACTACTACCTATTCGTATAATGTCGGCGTCAAGCAGGCGTCGTATGGCGTTTACAATGGCAGTGCCAGCGGCGACAACAAGCGGAATTTGCAGTTCTATTTGGACGGCGTGTCCACGACCGTTGCGCCTTTGGACAGCGGCAGCAACTGGAACAGATATTATCCCGCCGGCTTCGCGTACGACGGCAACGCGCACACGTTCGAAGCGAAAATCACGGGCGTGGGCGACGAAGTGATCACGGTAATATCCATTACGAGAACCGATGCGGGAAGAAACGCGTCTACGATTGTAGCCGGGAATTATGCCGCAGAAGGAAGCGACTATCAAAACTATTATTTGTCGCAAGGCGTCAACAGTTCGTTCGGCATCAATATACTCAAAGCCGACTACGATATGTCGGGTGTGGTGTACGACACCGAAAAAGAGTACAACGGCGAAATGCAATTCCTGACCGTCGGCAATCTACCCGTTGGCTTGGACGGCGTAGCCGTGACCGCCTCTTGCTCGGGCAATCCCGCGACCTATCCTTCGAACGGGGAGCAGCTGTGGACGGTGACCTTCGCCACCACCAGCACCAACTATAACGTGCCCGCCGCCGTCAACAAGAACTTCTCCATCGTCAAAAAGAACGTGACGGTCTCCGTCGGCGACGTGGGGTACTACGACGGCACCGCCAAACTGCCCCTCGTCACCTTTACGGGTACCGAGGAGGGAGAGGAAGCCGCTGTCGCGCTCGTTGACAATACGCAGGACAACGTCAACGCGGGCACTTTCGACGTGACCATCGAGGTGGACGACGACCTCTACACCTTGGTAGCGGGCGAAGGCTACACCGTCACGGCGGGCGTGGGCGCGGCCACCGTCACCATTGCCAAGCGCCCCATCGAAGTCACCCTCACGGGCGCGACCTCGGTCTACGGCGAGGCCATCGCCGTGCCGGCGGTCGAGGTGACGTCCGCTGTGGACGTCGTCGAGGGCGACAACCCTTGGGCGACCACCGCAGCCTACGAGGCGCTCACCGCCACCACTACGGTAGGGGCGGGCAGCGTGGCAGTTCTCCAATCGAGCGACGACAATTATCAAATCACGTTCGTGGGCAATACCTACGCCATTACGCCCAAACCCATCACCGTCACGGCGGACGACAAGTCCTCTCCCTACGGCGATGCCACCGTGGCCTTGACGGCTACCTTGTCTGCGGCGTTGGTGGGTGCCGACCAAGAGGCCGACCTCTTCTACCTTACCAAAGAAGCGGGTACGGACGCGGGCGATTATACCATCGCGGTCGTCCCCTCTAATAACCTCAACTACGATCTTACCGCCGAGGACGGCGTTTACACCATCGTACCTCGCGCCATCACCGTCACCATCGAGGACAAGACCTCGACCTACGGCGACAACCGCGTGCCCCTGACGGCCGGCGTCACCGAGGGCACTCTCGCGGTGGGTGACGCAGCGCCCTATACGCTTTCTTGCGCCGCCACCGAGACCTATATCTACTTCAGCGACGCGCAGGGTTGGGGCTATCCCATATACGCCTACGCCTGGTCGGACGATCCCGCCGTGGGCAGCAACGCCGCTTGGCCCGGCATGGAATGCACCTGGCTCGAAAAGAACGAGTATTTCGAGGACGTCTACTATTACGACCTCGGCGACAAAGGTTACACCAAGATCATCTTCTCGTCCAACGGCAGACAAACGCAGGACGTCGTGCTGTCCGCCGCCTACAACGCCTACTACAGCACCAACGTGGCGGACGGCCTCGGGCATTACGCGGCCGAGGGCTACCTGCACGCCTTTACCAAAGCGGCATCGAACGCGGGCGAGTACGCCATCGAGGGTACCGCCACCGACGACAACTACGCCGTGACCTTCGTCACGGGCACCTACGTGGTAGCGCCCCGCCAAGTGACCGTGTCGGGCATCGAGGTTACCGGTCGTGCCTACGACGGCACCGCCGAGGCCACTTTGGACTACACCTCGCTCCAAATCGAGGGCGTTCTCAAGGGCGACGAACTCACCGTCACCGCCACGGGTACTTTCGACAGCAAGAACGTGGGCGTAGACAAGACCGTGTCCATCACGGATTACGTCTTCGGCGGCACGTCGGCCGCCAACTATGCCGTGAAGAACGACAGCCAAACCCTCGCCACCGCCACCATCACGGCGTTGGAAATCGTGGTTGCGGGCATCGAGGCCGAGGATAAGACCTACGACGGCACCACCGCCGCCACCCTCGATTATACGGGCGTGACCTTGGACGGCGGGCTCGACGGGGACGACCTCGCGGTCACCGCCACGGGCACCTTCAACAGCAAGAACGTGGGCGAGGACAAGGCCGTAGCCATCTCCGGCCTCACCCTCGTGGGTGCGGACGCGGTCAACTACTATCTGGCCGCCGAGGGGCAACAGACCGCTTCCGTGGCCACCATCGCCCAACAGGCCATCGTGGTGTCGGGCGTCCAAGACGCTTCCACGCGGTATCCCTATTTCAAAAAGTCCTACGACGGCACGACCAACGTCGAAAGCCTGTATTTCGTTACGAGCGACGCCGTACTTGACGGCAAAGCGGACGGCGACGATTTGACCGTTACGGTCACGGGCACGTTAGAAGACAAATACCCCGGCGAAAACAAGACCGCGGCCATTTTGTTGCAATTGAGTGGCGCCGACGTAGCCAACTACTACCTTGCCGCCGAGGGACAGCAGACCACGGTCACCGGCCTTATCGTCAACAAAAAGACGCTCATTCCGAGTGTGAGCGGCTTGACTGCCGAGGGCGCAAGGAAAGTATATAACGGTTCGATTTATCAGACGTTTGCGGGGTCCGATTTCACGGGGATAGGCTGGTTCAGCGGCAGTGCACCCGTCGCGGGCGACGACGTCTATATCGAGAGCGTCACCGCCAAGGTCGGCAAGAACGTCGGCTCTCATCAAATCGTGGTCAATACTTCCGAGAACCCCGGTTGTATCGTATTGGGCGGCGCGGACAAGGATTATTACAACATTGCCACCCGCAATACGCAATACGGCAGTTTCTACGTCATCTATGCGACCGTCGTCGCCAGAAACTTGATCGTGACGGGGCTTACCGCGGGGGATAAGAACTACGACGGTACGATATATGCGCAAATCAATATTTCGGGCGCCGCGCTCACGGGCGTCATCGAGGGGGACGACGTCAGCCTCGTAAACGGCGGCACGTCGGGCACTTTCGCGGATGCTTCTGCGGGCGAAGACAAATTGGTCACCGTTTCGGGCTTCACCCTCGAGGGCGAGGCTGCCGGCAACTACGTCATCGCCTCGTGCCGAGCCACCGCGACCATCCACCCCAAGCAAGTGACGGTTGCGGGCATCGAGGCTGCGGATAAGACCTACGACGGCACCACCGCCGCCACCCTTAGTTACGAGGGCGTCACCCTGACGGGCAAAGTAGGCGAGGACGAACTCACCGTCACCGCCACGGGCACCTTCGCGGACAAGAACGCCGCCGAGGGCAAGACGGTCACCATTTCGGACATCACCTTCGGCGGTGCTGCGGCCTCTAACTATGTCGTCAAGTCCAACAGTCAGACCTCTGCAACCGCCACCATCAACCAAAGAGAAGTTGAGATCGAGTGGGGCAACGACGCGTTGACTTACAACGGCGTGGCGCAACAACCCACGGCAACGGTTGCCAATGCGGTGGAAGGCGACGTCGTCACGATTACGGTCAGCGGTGCGCAAACCGATTATAGCGCGGACGCCTATACCGCCACGGTGACCGCCGTGGACGACGCCAACTACAAGTTGCCCGCCTCCGTTACGCACGAATATACCATCGCGCAATTCGAGGTGGAACTCGTTTGGAATAACGACGCGTTGACCTACGACGGTACCGCGCAACAACCCATCGCCACCGTCGGCAACAAACCCGCCGAGGGCGAGGCCGTGACCGTGACCGTTGAGGGCGCGGCGACGGATTACAGCGCGGAAGCGTACGTCGCTACGGCGACCGCGTTGAGCAGCGACAACTACAAGTTGCCCGCTTCTGCCACGCACGCGTTCACCATTGCCCAATTCGAGGTGGAACTCGTTTGGGCGAACGACGCGTTGACCTACAACGCTTCGCAACAAAAACCCATCGCCACCGTCGGCAACAAACCCGCCAACGGCGAGGCCGTGACCGTGACCGTAGAGGGCGCGGCGACGAATTACAGCGCGGAAGCGTACGTCGCTACGGCGACCGCGTTGAGTAGCGACAACTACAAGTTGCCTGCCGACGTCACGCACGAGTTCACGATCGCGCGCAAGACGGTTGTCGTCACGTACAAAGAAACGGGGCCGATGAGTTTTACCTACGGCGATCAAGGCAGTTACAACGTCTCCAACGTCGGCGGAGCGTCGCAAAACTTGGTCAATAACGTCACGGCGACGGGGCAGTATTATTGCACGCAACTCGATATGATTGCGGATATTCAAGCGCAAAACGTCGAAACGGGCGAGATAGTACCCGGCAACGGTTTCCGTTATTACACGCCCGTCGGCACCTATCATTTCCTCGTTACGGCCAGGAATGTCGCGCTTGCCGACAACTACGAGATCGTCGGCGCCGTCAACGACGACGATCGCGCCATTATCACCATCAATCCCGCGACGATTACCAATATCTCCATCTCCGATATAGCCACACCCACGTATGACGGCAGCAATACCGCCGTCGCCACCGTCACGGCTACGGCTACCGTGCAACGTCCGTTTGAAAACCAAGCCTCTCTGGCCTTCGTTTACAGCGCGACCGATAGCGGCGAATATACGGCGGCAATTCCGCAGTTCGTCACGGCGGGTGACTACACGGTGTATTACAAGGTTTCGGCAGACAATCACAATACCGCTACCGGTACGTTTACGGTAACGGTCGCCAAGAGAACGGTCGAACTCGTCACGTATTTTAACGATGACGCTACGCAAACCGCTACTTCCTATATGGGTGCGGCGCAGACCTTCCACGCGATCGTGGCCAATCCGGCCAAAGCCGACGGCGTCAATGACGACGACGTGACCGTCACGCTTTCACTGAATGGCGGTACCGCCGCAGGCGAATACGCGGTGACGTTGAGCATTGCCAACGACAACTATGCGTTCGACAACGGCGCGGCCGCCAAGGACGTGGTCTTCTCCATCGCCAAGGCCACCTACGCCGTGACCTTCGAAGACCTCACCGTCACCTACGACGGCACCGCGAAGTCCGTCTATACGAGCGAATTGAGCGAGGAAATTACGGTCGAGTACGCGGGCAACGGTCAAATCAACGCGGGCGAGTACGTCGTGACCGCCCACTTCACCGTGAGCGACAACTACAATCCCATCGCTGATAAGACGGCCACCTTGACCATCAACAAGGCCACGGTCAGTATGTCTTCGGTGACGTTCAACGACGTGAGTTACACCTACAACAACACCGAACGCACCGTTACGATAGGCGGCTCCGTACCCGCCATCGTGCGCGTAACGTACACCAATAACACGCGTACCAACGCAGGCTCGCAAGTGGCGACGGCCTCTTTCGAGGTCATCGAAGGTGCCGACAACTACAACCCCATCGCGGATATGACCGCCACCTTGACCATCAACAAAGCCAACTACAATATGTATGGCATCGAGTATCCCAACCAGGTCAAGACCTACAACGGCGAGACGCAATATCCCGACACCAAGGGCAAAGTTGCTTTGCCTACGGGTTTGGACGGCGTACAACTGACGGCTTCTTTCTCGAGCGGCGTGACCAACGTGTCCGAGGGCAACAAGGCCATCACCGTGACCTTCGTTACCGAGAGCGCCAACTACAATGCGCCCGCCTCTCGCACGGTAAATTTGCAACTCTACGCCAAGCACGTGACGGTGGTCTGGTCGAATAGCGAGCTCGTCTTCAACGGGCAGAACCAAGCGCCCACGGCCGTCGTAGAGGATGAATTGTGCGGGGACGACGCCCTCAACGTCGTTGTGCGCGGCGAACAAATGAATTACAGCGCCAATGCCTACACCGCTACCGCCTACCTGTACAACTTGGATAATACGCCCAATACCAACTATAGTGCCGGCAGCACGGGGACGTGCAGTTTCACCATCGCCAAGCGCGTGGTCGAGTACTACGTCACCTTGGACGGCGCGGAAGTCTCCGAGGATAATATTCACGCTACCTACGGCGTCAACTACGATACGGGTGCCTACGTCAATGGGGCGACCGTTTACGGCCATTCGATGGACGCGGTGGTGACCAACAGCGTAGGCGCGGGTGCTCGATTGGACCACGGCGGCGACTACTACAAGACGAATGCGGGCACCTATTCCGTCCGTTTTGTTCTGGCGGGCGGCGCTGCCGCCAACTATCAATTCGCGGACGGTACTACCGAACGCGAGGTGACTTGGTACGTCGATCCTTTGACCGTCAACGTGACCTTGGCGGGCAATACCATCACCTATGGTGATGAGGTTACTTGGCCTTATGCCACTACCAATGTTCCGTGGACGACGTTGGCCGTGGATGCGGACAGCGTGTACGAGGTTGTGTGCGCGGCGGCGGATATCGTCAATGCAGGCGAGCGTCCCAATGCGGGCACCTATCCCATCACCGTGGTAGACAAACACAACCCAAACTTCACGGTCAACGTCACCAATACGGCGAACCTCGTCATCAACAAGCGCAACATTTCCGTGAGTTTCGTGGGCGAGTCCAAGACCTTTACCTATGGTGACGCGGACGCTTGGGAGACCGTGAAAGCATACTACGTGGACAACGATATGCAACTGGAGGTCGTCGGCGAGGATGACGCCGCGCTGGTCGAGGAAGACGGCGGCATCGCCGACTTCGTCTACCTTGCCTTCTATACGTACAACGCCCAAGAGCAAAGCACCGTGCAAGGCAATTTAGAGGCGGAATATCTCTATGCGGGCACCTATAGATTGGTGGTGAACGACGCGAACAACGGCGACAACTACAAAGTGGACTACTTGGTCGTGCAGGGCGCTATCGTCGTCGAACAAGCGACGCTTGCGGTGAGCGTAGATGTTCCGGGCAAGACTTACGACGGCGTCGCGCTGCCCACTGTCAACTTCTTGTACAACTACGTGACCGTGACCGGTTTTGTCGGCAACGACGCGGTCGGCTCCGGCGAATTTGTCGGTTATAATCTCATTGAAAATCACTATGCTTTCAAGTACGCTTCCGCCGAGGGCAGAGCGTGGGACGCCGTTCCCGAGGAAGAGTGGACGAGCGTTGCGCCCGCCAATGCGGAGCAATACTACGTGCTGGTCGCAATCAGTGGGCTTTGTAACTACGCCGATACTGTGGCTGTCGGCACCGTCACCATCGAGCGTCGCACCGTCAACATCGTGCCCGTCTACGGTCAAGGCAAGGTCTACGGCGAAGAGGACGGCACGCTCGTCTACGAGGTGCTCAACGTCGTCGTGGGCGAGCAGGTCGTGCTTACGGGCAGTCTGGCGTACGAAGGCGACGGTGGCGCAGGCGTACACGCCTTCACGATGGGCACTTTGGCGTTGACCGAGGACGAAGTTAACGTCAACTATGTGCTTTCGCTGTCCGCCGAGGTGTACACCATCACCAAGGCGACCTTCGAGGGCGAAATTCGCTTCGAGGATGCGACCTACGTCTACGATGGCACCGCAAAGTCCCTCGCCGTCGAGGCCGAGTTGAACGACGAGATCACCGTGTCGTACGAGAATAACGATCAAGTGAACGCGGGCGAGTACGTCGTGACCGCCCACTTCATCGTGAGCGCCAACTACAACGCCATCGCGGACGTCACGGCCACCCTTACCATCAACAAGGCCGTCTACGATATGACGGGCGTGTCCTTTGCGGACGTTGTGACCGTCTACGACGGCAATGCGCACACGATCACCGTGACGGGCGAACTGCCCGCGGGCGTGACGGTAGCGTACGCCGACAACAGCCTCGTCAACGTGGGCACTACCACCGCCACGGCGACCTTCCAAGGCGATTACGACAATTACGAAAGCGTCGCTTCTATGCTGGCCACCCTCACCGTCAGCAAAGCCACCTACGATATGTCTTCGGTGGTCTTCGCGGATGTCACGGCCACCTACGACGGCGCGGCCCATACGGCCACCGTATCGGGCGACCTGCCCGCGGGCGTCACCGTGACCTACATCAACAACAGCCTCATCAACGCGGGCGCTGTGGAGGCCATCGCCATCTTCCAAGGCGACTACGCCAACTACAAGGCCATCACGGATATGACCGCCACCGTCACCGTGCGCAAGGCGCGTATCGACATAGGTGCGTTCAACGACGGCACCTTCGTCTACGACGGCAGCGAGAAGGCCATCACGATGGGCGAGTTGCCCGAGGTCGTCGCCGTATCCTACGAGGGCAATGGCGTCAAAAACGTGGGTACGTATGTGGTTATTGCGCACTTCATCGTGGGTGCCAACTACGAGTCCATCGCGGACAAGACGGCCACCATCACCATCACCAAGGCCACCTACGATATGACGGGCGTCACCTTCGCGGACGTAGTGGCCGCCTATGACGGCGCGGCCCATACGGCCACCGTAGCGGGCGAATTGCCCGAGGGCGTGACGGTCGCGTACGAGAACAATAGCCTCACCAAAGTGGGCGTCTTGACCGCCAAAGCGATCTTCAGCGGTGATTACGACAACTACAACGCCATCGCCGATATGACGGCTACCATCACCGTCACCGAGGCGGCGCCCACCCAAAACGAGGACGGCTCCAAGACCTACGAGAAAGAGGTCGACCAAAAACAAGCGGCTTCCGAGGGCGTGGACATGACCGCCATCTTCGACGACGCGGCCAAGGACGACAGCACCGAGAAAGAAGTCAAACTGTCCGTGGGTACGACCGAGATCGTCTTCGACGCGGCGGCCATCGCGGCCATCGCGGGCAAGGACGTCAAGTTGCAGGTCAACGTCATTATGCCCGACGAGAACGACGCCGAAGAGAATGCCGAGATGACCTTGGATATCACCTTGACGGGCGCCACCTTCGAGCAAGGCAAAGTGACCGTCACCGCCGCTTTCGACAAAGCCGCGCCCAAGGGCATGGTCAGCAAGGTGTACTACGTGGATGCGGACGGCAATCGCACGGATATGAACGCCACCTTCTCGGACGGCAAAGTCGTCTTCGAGACCAATCACTTCTCGCGCTACATCGTCGTGTTCGAGAAAGCAGGGTTGTCGGGTGGTGCCGTAGCGGGCATCGTCATCGCCTGCGTGGTCTTCGCGGCACTCGTCGCCGTGGGCGTCATCTTCTTGCTTCGCAAGAAAAAGAGCGCGGCGAAATAG